A region from the Paenarthrobacter aurescens genome encodes:
- the trxB gene encoding thioredoxin-disulfide reductase has translation MSIAENSASQVRDVIIVGSGPAGYTAAVYTARANMKPLLIAGSVTAGGELMNTTDVENYPGFPDGIMGPDLMENFEKQAARFGTEILFEDVTELDLDGDIKTVTIGTGETFQAKAIILSTGSAYRELGLANEKRLSGHGVSWCATCDGFFFKDQDIAVIGGGDSAMEEALFLTKFAKSVTVVHRRDTLKASKIMGDRAQAHEKINFVWNTAVEDVLGGDKVTGLKLKNLVDGTESELAVTGVFVAIGNDPRTDLIKGKVDLTPEGTIAVEGRSSRTNIKGVFAAGDVIDPTYRQAITASGYGCVAALDVEHYLADLHS, from the coding sequence GTGAGCATTGCAGAAAACAGCGCATCGCAGGTGCGTGACGTCATCATCGTAGGTTCAGGCCCCGCCGGCTACACAGCCGCTGTTTACACCGCCCGAGCCAACATGAAGCCTCTGCTCATTGCCGGTTCCGTCACTGCTGGTGGCGAACTGATGAACACCACAGACGTGGAAAACTACCCCGGATTCCCGGACGGCATCATGGGCCCGGACCTCATGGAGAACTTCGAAAAGCAGGCCGCCCGCTTCGGCACCGAGATCCTGTTCGAGGATGTCACCGAGCTGGACCTCGACGGCGATATCAAGACTGTAACCATCGGAACGGGGGAGACCTTCCAGGCGAAGGCCATCATCCTGTCCACTGGTTCGGCCTACCGCGAGCTCGGCCTTGCCAACGAAAAGCGCCTCTCAGGCCACGGTGTTAGCTGGTGTGCAACCTGCGATGGTTTCTTCTTCAAGGACCAGGACATCGCCGTCATCGGTGGTGGCGACTCCGCCATGGAGGAAGCACTGTTCCTCACCAAGTTCGCAAAGTCCGTCACCGTTGTCCACCGACGCGACACCCTGAAGGCTTCCAAGATCATGGGCGACCGCGCCCAAGCCCACGAGAAGATCAACTTCGTTTGGAACACCGCCGTCGAAGATGTTCTCGGCGGGGACAAAGTCACTGGCCTGAAATTGAAGAACCTGGTGGACGGCACCGAGTCTGAACTCGCTGTCACCGGCGTGTTCGTCGCTATCGGCAACGATCCCCGCACTGACCTCATCAAGGGCAAGGTGGATCTGACCCCCGAGGGAACCATCGCTGTGGAAGGCCGTAGCTCCCGTACCAACATCAAGGGTGTCTTCGCTGCCGGCGATGTCATTGATCCCACGTACCGCCAGGCCATCACGGCTTCGGGCTACGGTTGTGTGGCTGCCCTTGACGTTGAGCACTACCTCGCAGACCTGCACTCCTAA
- the trxA gene encoding thioredoxin: MSNAKDVTDASFSTDVLASEKPVIVDFWAEWCGPCRKLGPILDEISVEYSDKVEVVKLNVDDNPAIAAEYGITSIPAVYLFSGGEVKSTVIGAKPKQFFEKEFADVLS; encoded by the coding sequence ATGAGCAACGCAAAAGACGTAACTGACGCAAGCTTCAGCACGGATGTCCTGGCTTCCGAGAAGCCGGTCATCGTGGATTTCTGGGCAGAGTGGTGTGGCCCCTGCCGCAAGCTCGGTCCCATCCTCGACGAGATCTCCGTTGAGTACAGTGACAAGGTTGAAGTTGTGAAGCTCAACGTTGACGACAACCCTGCCATTGCCGCCGAGTACGGCATCACGTCCATCCCGGCCGTGTACCTGTTCAGCGGGGGAGAAGTTAAGAGCACTGTCATCGGTGCCAAGCCCAAGCAGTTCTTCGAAAAGGAATTCGCGGACGTCCTGTCCTAG